The sequence CCACCCAATCCTGTGCCTGTGGGATCACCTCCTTGTATCTGAAATTATGGTTTAAATACTAATCCACCTAATCAACTGATATATCTTTTAAAAGTCAGGGTAtgcattgattttattttaatatgtgtctatttaataaattattattttcttcacaaGTATTTTGTCCAAGTAGTTACTTTGATATTCCATGACTTTTTTTGACAGTCTAAAGTCCCTCTTTGTTCATTCTGTGGACCTATGTGATAACTCTATGGGATCCAAATCAAAATCCCTGGGTAtataataaatgatataaatacaatacaGATAATGGTAAAAATACAAGAAGTTcataatagcccggtcaaaatagacatttgaaataaaaaaaaaatccggaaagctgaattttggtggagagcttggttttatcattataaataaaatattaaaagtccccatcatcccatgtgtgcgtcaaaagttattcgaagttaaatgtcaaaaaattaggttttatgattttttttcgaaaatggtaagttttatcaaaaaagaacatctgatcaaagttgtagatcttaaaattttctacaaaaatgccatcaacagttttctcctaagtgataccattcctgagatatcgcgattcaaagagtcacactacacatgatatgcacatataagccactTATATACAAgagctgccttttaagttgtgtcgtatGAAATAAGTAAAGACAATCTAAcaggttaataccatttattgtttttcaaagaatttttcgcgatatttaatgcacttttgaaTGCATTAAaaccagttcttgaaacatttattccattctgaagtgggggtagtcaaaatggccgatttgtatgagtcaacagcttttgtcaggtgtgctgaaacgttgaCCACGAAGAGTAAAAAAATCGCTATGCCGACGGatctatgtcacggtatgttacatgttggtctgcgagaattaactgccgcatagcctcgatattatcttgggtcatggcgggttttcacgtggcttgtcactgaggCTAGAGTGCCCACGTTGAAATtcgaaatcaaaatcaaaatctttttattacaaaaaggtctttgcaggctcctatgaaacgtcacactatttgcacggttccaaaaagttgttctcatggagaagagccggcaagaaactccctagccactcttttaaaaagtaatattttcacaaacagtctattacataacaatagtaagctgacaaaattatacaatgcaactgaaagttaaactgtaaactcctaactttatctctgttttacgCATGATGTTGTAAGTTAGGGCACGCcgccatagtggcggtaagtcccctctttgaagAGTGGCTCGGAAGGAGTCATgacgccctcacgtaccgcatgacgcaggtcctcaccggataCGTTTGTTTCCGGAGGTACCTGTATCGAATCgctcgtgaggaggcgcccgggtgtcaccaatgtgcggacagccccaacGGCACGGTGGatcacacagtccaggtgtgccctgcgtgggaagagcAACgtcgggtcctcgtcgaggctttaggcggcggcgacctctcgcgtccggccctagttcaggccatggtccagGGCGAGAGATAATGGGATGctgtcgcctccttctgcgaagcattcatgctcgagaaggaggaggcggaacgacaaagagttcgcacctctcaatCCGGCCGCcacgctggaccaggtagacaccaagGGCACCGGGtatcgcgagacgactcccggctacgtaggcgtgggtctgtgggcggtgaattcgggtggctcatcgctcatgtctagttaatagacaaaggacccgtgtcggcggcgcgctttgttccacgcgctcctcaaagagatttcagcaaccccagcggggcccagcagggacaaggcctgccggggctgcgggattgttcgagagttaccgcggccctggtacataaaaggcctacgacggaacacgacggtttttagtcagtaagagtctgatactcaaagccctcgtatatacgttgcttatatgtgcatatcatgtgtagtgtgactctttgaatcgcgatatctcaggaatggtattatttaggagaaaactgctgatggcatttttgtagaaaattttaagatctacaactttggtcagataatcttttttgataaaacttaccgttttcgaaaaaaaatcaaaaaacctaaatttttgacatttaacctcgaataacttttgacgcacacatgggatcgacggggacttttaatattttatttataatgataaacccaagctctccaccaaaattcagctttccgggattttttgttatttcatcactacttttatgtctattttgaccgggctaataaataatgtctctCTTACCATAAAATTCCTAATGGATCTGTGAAACTTGGTTCCATTGTAGTATCCATTATTGCAGTGCCTTATGAAGTTGTCACACGCTTTCGGCGTCAAGTCGCAGTACAACTCGAAATTCAGAGGCCCCAAGTTTGTTACAAGTCTGACATATCCTGTGGACAGAGATACaagcaaaacataaataattagtAGTTGTAACGCGACAAACAAAGCAACGCGCCGGCGACCCTCCCGCGCAGAGCGAGCGACGCACCGAGTCCCCGCCTACCCGCTCACCGCATCCCCGCCGTGGCCGTGGTCGCCTATAAAACGGCGCGCGGTCACCAGCAACAGCAGTTCACGTTCGGCACGCTCCGAGTACTCTTCGTATCGACCTAGGTCGGTCACGAGTGCCTCGCCTCTTGCTGGACTTGGATTGGCGGCGTGTATTGTTTGTTTGGCTGTGTTAGCGCCGCTAGCGGCCTGCATCCCTTACAGGCATTACACCACGCcctattattttgtattgtggGTTTCGTTTTATCTTACACATAATCCCCGTTACACGTTGGCTTCCCAACGTGTGGCCTTCTTCAGCTTTCAATTTTAATCCAATCTGGTTTAGATTATCTTTTTATACCCACGTAACTTTTTATACTCGTTTAATTAGTTGTTTGTCTCATTATAGTTTTGGTCCATTTAcccactattatttttttttgtacacttAGTTACTTTAATGAgcgttattgttttgattatttCACAATCGTTAGCTTCACGCTAGCATCCTTAGGGTTAGgcagtattttgtatttttctggtTACTTTTACTTAATATCTTCACGCTAGCATCCTTAGGGGTAGGCAGTATTGTACTTAGTATTTGAGAGTAGTTAacaatatttacctatttaaaatattatctaggCGTAACCGTAGGAAGTTAGGTAGCAAAATGGCAAACGTTAGCTTCTCTGACGACCAGTTTCGCGACCTTTTAGGGGTCTTGGCCAGCCGAAATGATCAGGTCCTACAAAAATCTGGTAGCTTTGCGTCATGCACTGGTAGCTTTGCGTCATGCACTGCTCGCTTCGATGGATCTCGGAATACTGCAGTGGTTGAAGCATTCTTATCAACCATCAGTACATATAAGAAGATCGAGGCATTAAGCAATGACAACGCCATTGAAGGCCTTACATTGCTACTGATTGGGGAGGCATCTATCTGGTGGTTAGGCGTGAAAGACACAATAACGAGCTGGCAGGAAGCCGTGTCCTTGATAAGGTCAACGTTTGCACCGAAGAGACCAGCTTATCTGGTATATGATGAAATTGTCTGCGATAAGCAACAGAGTCCTGTGGGTACGGAATTATTCGTTGCCAAGAAACGTGCACTTATGGAAGAGTTGCCCAAACCTTCGCTCACTCCATCCCAAGGCCTGGATCTCTTGTATACTTCTTTGCATATAAGTTTTAGAGACAGAATACCAAGAGATTCCATTGCGACGTTTGAAGAATTTTTGTCGAAGGTACGTCAACTCGAAGAGACTGTCGCCGCACGATCAATGTCGAGCAATACTTCTGCATCGTCAGCAGGGAGACGACTCAGATGTACCTTCTGCCGTGCTTATGGCCACAACGAACGGGAGTGTCGAAAGAAAACCGCAAAGCAAGGCAAGGATAAGACTGCAAGGACAAATGCTACGGCAACTCCAGCTGCCTCTAAGCCGACGCCTGGGCACAAAATTACTTGCTACGGTTGTGGCGAACCAGGTGTAGTCAGGAGTAAATGTCCAAAGTGCAACAAGAGTAATGTTGGCGCTGTGGACATTGGATTTTATTAGCTCAATTGCAACTCGGCATCAGCAGCACGACTATTAAAGTAACAGTATTCTTTCAACTATTTATGTATGTGTAAAGACTAGTTAATAaaaatttgttattattttggtattgtGGGTTTCGTTTTATCTCCTTACACATATTCCAAGTTACATAGTTCTATATTTTAGgtaggattttgatgaaacagtgcaataaaaaaaaatactaatacgCATAATAATACGTAATGAGCGTATGTATcatatatctaaaaataatgaaaaagttaTTATAAGTACTTAGTACATAGTAAGTGATTAATtaacaaagattaaaaaaaaaataccatctTATTACAAAATATGGTCCTAAAGAGTACCAGTTTTAATCCATTAACAAACTGATCATTAAAACTAGTACTAAAGCCAGTACtttttaagaatatattttaaaataagttggATTGGGTAGTTGCAGTTTTGCCTCCCAAACTTTTACCACCATAAAACAGACTAAATATTTACTCTAAAATGTTAGCAGTAACCAACCTTTTTTCTTAACCATATCATATTTGACATCATCTTCACAGATAATGGCTGCTTCGTGGACAGTCTCCGGCATCATAGCAGTTGATGTGAAGCTGGCTGCCACCATGCCAGTAGAGTAGTGGGCAGCATTGAACTTGTCTGCTACCTTTTGTAGAAATTAATCATACATTTTTAGCTACATcatcatatatttttacttcaGTTAGTACTGTAGATATGAAGAAAGTTCAACTAAGGTTAGCTGCATATGGTATGGATGGCTACACCTAGCTGTAATTGGGTAAATGTATGTAGGTGTAGGAGatgaaacagttttttttagcCTGCATTGTCCTACTGCTGGTCAAAGGCCTCCCTATTTTGTTttcacacctctcgatctttagTGTTCCCACCAGTCAGGGTGAAACTAATGAgtgtaaaaaaaagtttcttaGGGAAAGTTCTATGTAATAATGTTCATGTATCGGTCACTTTACTTTAAtctgtagatttttttatttattaaggagattttacatacaaataaaaaattgcaCATACCTCTTTTTTAACTTCTTTCTTTTCTGGTGCTTTGTACTCTTTCTCCAGTTCTTGCAGGATATCTTTTGTTTCAGCTGATACCGTTTTAAGCCTTGCATGTGGGTCCTTTCTCATGGCTATTTCCTCTGGAAATTGAGAACAAGAACCAAGTGAGTACTGACAGTATGATGAGGTAAAAGCTGCAGTTTCTGGCAGAATAAACAATGATGAGAAAAGAAAATAGTGCATTAGTGCATCAGAGGCAGTTATTGTAGAGCATCCAACAAATACATAGAGAAACTAGTTACCGGTTTTAGaatgatgaaaaatattaattgaaatctactaactactaaaaaaattacataccttCAGTCTCAACTTTCAGATTGTTCTTAATATGatgaaacaaagaaatattgaaCTTCCCCAAGTTATTAGGGTCCTGTATAGTAATAATATCACTTCTAGCGAACGGTGTGTCATTGATAAGGTCCTTCCAGTTTTTGCCTTTAATGTTAAGCTGTTCAACAGCCTCGTTTGAGTACACATTGCCACTGGTTTTGATGGCAACAATGTATGAGTTCTTTGTGAATGGTTTAAATAGAACGGGACAATGGTAGTCTTCTTCAGCATTTTTAAAGAAGTTCAGTTTTATTAGAGATTTAACATCAAGTTTCTGAAAGAATAATTTCATTACTACATGCATTTACGTATTAGAAGTGCATTTACCTGGAATAAGTTTTTTGAGGACTTTTAACTAGAAGGGTAAGCAAGGAATTTAGCACAACAACTTGTTGTGACTGTTGTAGATACTCAAAACTAATAGCTTTACTCACTTTCCCAGTAACTGGGTTCACTTTAAACTTTTTGACGAACTCTAAAATAGCTTGCAACTCGAATACGTTGCCGTCTGCGTCGCAATACGGATCATCGAAAGGCTGAAGACATAAACAGCAGTGATCAAATGGTAACCGTTTAAATGTAGTGTCCTCTTCCTTACTGGTGCCTGACCTCTTGCCACCGTACAGTGTAGTCCACTCCGTGTACgttaagtacctataatataGAAAAATAGTTACAATACGTAGAACATTAGGTAAAAATATCATTGAAAGAAAGTTGAAGTAAAACTTGCATTTTATCCTTTTGATGCTGTCGTTTCCCCATTTTGGTGTGTGGTTTTCTTCACGGTTGAATAGATAGAATGAgaaagtaaaagtaattttattcaattacttCGTGTTCAGTAGAAAACTTGGagttataaaattgataaacaaCACAAAGAAATAGCCATCcattaactgtcaagctgtcaagtGTCATACCATAGAGTAATGTAGATTAACCCGTTGACTGAAGCGAAGCCGAAGTAATAGTAGTCGCGTTCCAGGTAACGTAATAATATGGAAATCAATTAAATTGTACCATCCTTCCGAAGTAACataattttgtgaattttaCTTTGAAGAGTTTTTGCTGTTTGCCCATATAAAACAGGGTATTTTGTAAACAATCGTTTTTCTTCTTAGTTTTAACCATAGACCACACGTCTATTGCAAAAAATACCTGCGGCTCAGTTGGCAAcatcgaattaaaaaaaaaagtcaaaaaatgTCGGAATGTGGTTGTGCTTCGTCTTgtaatttttcttaatttcGTTAGTTTAATGTCTAATTATTGCTTACTTTACCAGCAATAAACTAGcataattagtttaattattCTGTAAGTATCCTTACATCATAAGTTCTCTATTTACTTGCATTTGTTTTATGTCTGAGCTTGTGTGCATTCTGTGAATTTCAGTGGTTGTTTGTGTTGGTGAGGGTGACAGACAAATGGATGAAATGTGGTAGAAGTGGATCGAACTGAAGCTCCTTAATCCTTGCCGGAACACACCACATTCGAGTTTAATCTTTGATTAAGGTATACTTAATTCATGTATCTCTTATCACGAGCGGTATTAGTGCGGAAAGTAACAGGCTGCCTATTACGCTTTGCAGTGCGGGGCATCTAACACCGAGACATTACATTAATAGCGTTGCACAAATTTTGCACAACTCGTGGATGAAATTTGTTGTATACTAGATAATACGTATCGGGAGCCGTCTTTTTCATTCAATTGGGTCACTGGTGAATCAAAAACTTGTAAATTATCGGATAACGCCAGCCCACAAGATGGCCGACTGTTATTCGTAAGGTACAAATAAATCTTTTTCCATTAATTTACGcattgttatttgttattttgagtTCAAAAGTTCAGCAATTGTCGGTAGagcatagtattttttatttattttgaggcTGACGCTTTGTGTTATAAGTGCAGAGATTAGCAATGTCTTTGTTCTTGTGATTTTGTTCttgcatgaaaaaaaaaacatttcttttgGTTTTGTTACTAAATGTGATTTGCGATGTAGTTGTTGCTGCATTTATGACATATGCAATTATCTAACAATGATCAATGAAGTTCATTTCACTCTCTTCATGTCATTGCACTTTCATACTTGCTCATAACAATGTAGTGTCAATAAACTTGATTATTTTGGAACACCATTGGTATGATGCaaaatcattttaaaacaagtatcattttgttttgtaaccATGACAGCATGTGTTCATCATTTTATCAGCATCCACATCCATAACCGTAGTCACACCATCAAGGCTTTTTAACTAGTCGCTTTGTGGTTTAGCGGAATGAGACGTTTGGTGCTTTTAGATAATGAGCGGTGCGTCTGGTTCATCAGGGAGTGGTACGGGACGCGGCAGAGGAGGGACTGGCTCTAACGGGGCCACAGCAGACAGCAAACCggatacaaaagaaaataaaccaaaTCCTAAGATGTCGAAGGCACTAGGCACGTCAGCCAAGCGGATCCAGAAGGAACTTGCAGAGATTACACTAGACCCCCCACCGAACTGCAGTGCGGGGCCTAAAGGAGATAACTTGTATGAATGGGTGTCCACCATCTTGGGACCGCCCGGCTCAGTTTATGAAGGTGGCGTTTTCTTTTTGGACATACACTTTTCTCCAGAATACCCATTCAAGCCACctaaggtatttatttttctattttgaataatttctacttacatatatttttatttgttctgtAATAAGTGTTGTACGAATTTAAGCATGTGTTGTTAATCTCGCTGATAGAATTACAAAATGATGgcatgtttttaaataatttacattgaaTAGGGCTTGAATTGATATTTCAGTCTAGAATGAAAACACAAGTAAACTGGAATCAACCTTTTAACCTCATTTGTTAAAAAGCATTGTTTTCTATAGAACAGATCCATTAACAAATAAACAGCTAAATAGTAAATGTACAATCTATTTTCAaatgattaatatgtatttaacacAAATTTGTTAGTCATTCAGTCATTGGTTACTATCTATTGAATCAGTTTATCAAGGCAATAAATCATCATAATATTGATTTGCAATAATGTAATATAGTGTtactacctattattttttggaaattaaCTGGTAGATTGCAGAATATAATATAGAGAATTATCAATCTTCCCTTATAGAgctcatttttatttactctttactTTTATAAGTAAATACAAAGTAAGCAGTGATTACAATGAAATTAACGAAACTTTCAAATAGAAACGTGCTGTAAATACTATTTACAACACAATTTATTCACCCAGGGTATTGATCTACTCAATACACACATATTGTATATCGATAATGGTTTACCGGTTCCCCTTGAATAAACTTACCTACAACTATTCGTCAGTTACGATGTCTAGCAACGCCCTCCGACGGCCGTGCTACAACCCCACGTGGGGTCGCCGGCCGCCccagtatttaattaataccGACATCCCTACACTCGCCATTGTCCgacaaatcaatcaatcaatgtgTCCTGCCGATATAAAAGCGCGAAAAGTAATCACGTGGGGTTGTTTGTTAATCTTTCATACCATGACCGAAAGGCTGATAAttccttaaaataatattggtatgttttctttcattttcaaaaatatacacgTTTCATACGAATCGGGACTTTAAATAGAGTTAACGCTCTGGTTATTTTAAAAGGAA is a genomic window of Helicoverpa zea isolate HzStark_Cry1AcR chromosome 6, ilHelZeax1.1, whole genome shotgun sequence containing:
- the LOC124631433 gene encoding RING-type E3 ubiquitin-protein ligase PPIL2, yielding MGKRQHQKDKMYLTYTEWTTLYGGKRSGTSKEEDTTFKRLPFDHCCLCLQPFDDPYCDADGNVFELQAILEFVKKFKVNPVTGKKLDVKSLIKLNFFKNAEEDYHCPVLFKPFTKNSYIVAIKTSGNVYSNEAVEQLNIKGKNWKDLINDTPFARSDIITIQDPNNLGKFNISLFHHIKNNLKVETEEEIAMRKDPHARLKTVSAETKDILQELEKEYKAPEKKEVKKEVADKFNAAHYSTGMVAASFTSTAMMPETVHEAAIICEDDVKYDMVKKKGYVRLVTNLGPLNFELYCDLTPKACDNFIRHCNNGYYNGTKFHRSIRNFMIQGGDPTGTGLGGESVWKKPFEDEVKPNLHHTGRGVLSMANSGPNTNGSQFFITFRSCKQLDGKHTIFGKLVGGMDTLTAMEQIEVDNKDRPIQDIVIDVAQVFVDPFAEAEEQLVKDRAEELKRKAETEDSQIRPKKAKQPLKVFRDGVGKYLNLQEVAPPATTSKSAKTQEVPAKKVKKDGKFGFGGFDNW
- the LOC124631434 gene encoding activity-regulated cytoskeleton associated protein 2-like, translated to MANVSFSDDQFRDLLGVLASRNDQVLQKSGSFASCTGSFASCTARFDGSRNTAVVEAFLSTISTYKKIEALSNDNAIEGLTLLLIGEASIWWLGVKDTITSWQEAVSLIRSTFAPKRPAYLVYDEIVCDKQQSPVGTELFVAKKRALMEELPKPSLTPSQGLDLLYTSLHISFRDRIPRDSIATFEEFLSKVRQLEETVAARSMSSNTSASSAGRRLRCTFCRAYGHNERECRKKTAKQGKDKTARTNATATPAASKPTPGHKITCYGCGEPGVVRSKCPKCNKSNVGAVDIGFY
- the LOC124631273 gene encoding ubiquitin-conjugating enzyme E2-24 kDa isoform X1 — its product is MSGASGSSGSGTGRGRGGTGSNGATADSKPDTKENKPNPKMSKALGTSAKRIQKELAEITLDPPPNCSAGPKGDNLYEWVSTILGPPGSVYEGGVFFLDIHFSPEYPFKPPKVTFRTRIYHCNINSQGVICLDILKDNWSPALTISKVLLSICSLLTDCNPADPLVGSIATQYLQNREEHDRIARLWTKRYAT